The genomic segment GTTCTGTGATAATACCGCAAAGAGCGTGCATACAAGCACCTAAAGACCAGATGCCGATAGCCCATAAATATCCTTTTTTAGATCCCAGCCAATCCACGAAACGACCTGCAAATAACATACAGGCTGCATATACAAATGAAAAGACTGCTGTAATTGTACCGTAATGTGATTCGTCCCAGTGAAATTCGGGTTTGATAAACTCATCCCAAGTAAGCGATAATACTTGGCGGTCGAGATAGTTAACTGTTGTCGCAAAGAATAACATGGCGCAAATGGTCCAACGATAATTGGACATCTTGCCCAGTGTGTTCTGAATTGTACTCATGATAATAGATTTTATTTATATGTGTTGCAAAAATACGTGTTTTTGTGTTAGGTTGGTGGTAATATTTGATGTAAATCATGGATAAAATGATAAAATAGGCATAGTTGCAAGCAACTATGCCTATTTTATTTATAGATATTACTTCATATCTATGTATTTTATTTCATCTTTATCGCTATATTTCAAGTTTTCGCCTCCCATACCCCAGATAAAGGTATAGTTGCTGGTACCTGCAGCTGCATGGATGCTCCATTCCGGAGAAGTGATGGCTTGCTCATTGTGCAGCCAAACGAGGCGTTCCTCTTGGGGTTCGCCCATTAAGTGGCAAATGGCATTGCCGGCAGGCAGGTTGAAGTAATAGTAGGCTTCCATACGACGTGTGTGAGTATGAGCCGGCATCGTGTTCCATACAGAACCGGGAGCAAGTTCGGTGAGTCCCATCTGCAACTGGTTTGTACCGCCATTTTTCACTCTCTCCAAAACGTCTTTTACAATCAGCTGGTTTACAATACGGTCGTTGCTGTCTTCCATTTTTCCGTAGTGGTCGGAGATGCCTAAAGCATATTTCTTAGGATTAGCTTTCTGAAGTTTGGCGTCGGTTGTAATCAACTGGGTAACGTAAGGCTTGTAAGCCGGTGCCGAATTGATATAGAATTTAGCGGGGTTGGCAGCATCGTTACTCTTGAAAGTTACTTCTTTATTGCCACAACCCACATAAAGCGCTTCTTTATACTTCATGGGGTATTCTTTACCGTCTACGGTAACCACTCCATCGCCACCGGTATTGATTACGCCCAATTCGCGACGTTCGAGGAAGTAAGTGATTTCCGGGCCCAATTCGCGGAATGTTTCCAGTTTCAATACTTTGTTTACAGGCATTGCTCCTCCATAAATCAGGCGGTCATAGAGAGTGTAAGTCACGTTGATCTCATCCGGTGCCATTACCTTGCTCATCATAAAGGCGCTACGAAGACGTTGTGTGTCATAGTGCTTTACATCCGACGGATGGCAAGCTGTCTGTACTGTGTAATTTACTTGGGCGGAAGCCGTAAGTGCGGCAGTACCCAACATCAGGGCTATTGCTAATTTTTTCATATCTGATATAAACTTTTAATTATTAATATGCTGTGATTGAATGTTTCCTTTATTTAGAACTCTTTTGAGCTTCTTTTTCGCTGCGTACGATGATGCGGCGGTTGATAAGCATCATGGCAATTGCTATCAGCGTCAGCAGTGCGGCTCCTACATACGAAAGTTTTACACCTCTATATATAGTCCAGCCGAAGAAAGAAGCTGCGAAATCAATGGAGCCGCCATCAAAACCTTCGGGGATGTGTGCAGTAGGATCGTGCGTTTCGGCGTATACTTGATTGGCTGCCAATGTGAAATCCGGTGCCATGTCGGTCACGAAGTACAAACCTAATATCAGGGTGACAAGACCAATGATGAGTGTCTTCACCACATTACCCTTAGTAAAGGGTAGTATCATTGGGAACAGATAGAACATACCGGCAAGTGAAGCCAATGGTAGGAACTGGTTGCCCGGCAGGAATACGGCAAGTGCCAGAATAACAGGAATAAGGATGACCGACGCTACCAATGTGGCAGGATGACCGATAACCAATGCAGGGCTCATACCGATATGCACTTTTTTACCGTTGAATTTGACTTTTACCAGTTCTGAAGTCTTTTCAGAGATAGGTTTCAGTCCTTCGATGAACAGGGAGGTGATGCGGGGAATAAGTTCCATTACAGCTCCCATTGTGATACCCAAGAAGAGCACTTTCTTGATGTCGAGCTGT from the Bacteroides eggerthii genome contains:
- the kduI gene encoding 5-dehydro-4-deoxy-D-glucuronate isomerase, with the translated sequence MKKLAIALMLGTAALTASAQVNYTVQTACHPSDVKHYDTQRLRSAFMMSKVMAPDEINVTYTLYDRLIYGGAMPVNKVLKLETFRELGPEITYFLERRELGVINTGGDGVVTVDGKEYPMKYKEALYVGCGNKEVTFKSNDAANPAKFYINSAPAYKPYVTQLITTDAKLQKANPKKYALGISDHYGKMEDSNDRIVNQLIVKDVLERVKNGGTNQLQMGLTELAPGSVWNTMPAHTHTRRMEAYYYFNLPAGNAICHLMGEPQEERLVWLHNEQAITSPEWSIHAAAGTSNYTFIWGMGGENLKYSDKDEIKYIDMK